The following proteins are co-located in the Gloeocapsa sp. PCC 7428 genome:
- a CDS encoding cell wall metabolism sensor histidine kinase WalK, translating to MHVKTRKWHRFLLSARTRILAWYIILMAASSVVSIFAIRQELFMRVQDRVQRSLRQEVEEFRKLAGGVNPDTNRPFTRNEVAALFDLFVSRNIPDDDEFLLTLLNGSLYKHSPRALPEPLQRDSPLIRHWGKLTKPERGQVDTTLGELLYFAEPVRITYQAEPLDSTAEVQGVFVVAHITTGEREEVDEAIAVVVEITIIVSIAASVLAWVVAGRVLAPLRLLTKTALSISHNSDLTQRIPVQGTDEIAELTLTFNEMMNRLEDAFASQRDFINDASHELRTPITIVRGHLELISNDPQERRETIDLIADELDRMTRFVDDLLILAKAEQPKFLCLETVDVGSLTEEIYTKARTLAVRNWRLDSKGCGSIVADRQRLTQAIVNLAQNATQHTRPGDVIALGSIVRNGKARFWVSDTGEGIAYSDQKRIFKRFARGVNGRRSEGAGLGLAIVQAIATAHGGQVELSSQPGVGSTFTLIIPVDSPVA from the coding sequence ATGCACGTTAAGACTCGCAAATGGCATAGATTTTTACTCAGTGCTAGAACGCGCATTTTAGCTTGGTATATTATTTTGATGGCTGCCTCTTCGGTGGTATCGATTTTTGCAATTCGTCAAGAGTTGTTTATGCGCGTCCAAGACCGAGTACAGCGATCGCTTAGGCAAGAAGTCGAGGAGTTTCGTAAATTAGCTGGTGGTGTTAATCCAGATACGAATAGACCATTTACACGTAATGAAGTCGCCGCGCTGTTTGACTTGTTTGTGTCGCGGAATATTCCCGACGATGATGAGTTTTTATTAACACTGTTAAATGGTAGTTTGTACAAGCATAGTCCCAGAGCGTTGCCCGAACCACTGCAACGAGACTCGCCACTGATTCGACATTGGGGTAAGCTGACGAAGCCAGAACGCGGACAGGTAGACACAACGCTGGGAGAACTACTGTATTTTGCAGAGCCAGTCAGAATTACATATCAAGCCGAACCGCTTGACAGCACAGCAGAAGTTCAAGGAGTCTTTGTTGTTGCGCATATTACAACTGGAGAGCGTGAAGAAGTTGATGAAGCGATCGCGGTCGTTGTTGAAATTACAATTATTGTTTCAATCGCAGCGTCAGTACTCGCTTGGGTAGTCGCAGGACGAGTCTTAGCACCTTTACGCTTACTGACAAAAACGGCGCTTTCGATTAGTCATAATTCTGATTTAACGCAGCGTATCCCAGTCCAAGGAACTGATGAAATCGCAGAATTAACGCTGACTTTTAATGAAATGATGAATCGGCTAGAGGATGCTTTTGCGAGTCAACGTGATTTTATCAATGACGCAAGTCACGAACTGCGGACACCAATCACAATTGTTCGCGGGCACCTCGAACTGATCAGCAACGATCCACAAGAACGGCGGGAAACAATCGACTTAATTGCTGACGAACTCGATCGTATGACTCGCTTTGTTGATGATTTGCTAATTCTCGCTAAAGCAGAACAACCAAAGTTTTTATGTTTAGAAACAGTAGATGTCGGATCTTTAACTGAGGAAATTTATACCAAAGCGCGAACACTTGCAGTACGTAACTGGCGACTTGATAGTAAAGGTTGTGGTTCGATTGTTGCCGATCGCCAACGCTTAACACAAGCGATCGTCAATTTGGCGCAGAATGCGACACAGCATACACGCCCTGGAGATGTCATTGCACTCGGTTCAATTGTACGGAATGGCAAAGCACGTTTCTGGGTGAGCGATACCGGTGAAGGTATTGCTTATAGTGACCAAAAGCGTATTTTTAAACGCTTCGCTCGCGGTGTTAATGGTCGTCGTTCGGAAGGTGCGGGATTAGGTTTAGCAATTGTGCAAGCGATCGCCACTGCTCACGGCGGTCAAGTAGAACTTTCCAGCCAACCTGGTGTTGGTTCAACTTTTACGCTCATCATTCCTGTAGATTCTCCTGTTGCTTAA
- a CDS encoding bifunctional 2-polyprenyl-6-hydroxyphenol methylase/3-demethylubiquinol 3-O-methyltransferase UbiG, which produces MPSCIQEYAKNHLTVVQVEQPYIEKDLAQRLRNSTKEERQYLHTYVYNELFQKIPFHPQLINKANSEANLQWSHNRTRLIREFLPSDATFLEVGIGDCCLALEVANLVRKVYTVDSNEITKNISFPQNMELAILDGVNIPLPSSSVNVIYSDQLMELHPEDAIEQLQNIDKVLAPGKVYICHTPNRLSGSHDISGCYDETATGFHLQE; this is translated from the coding sequence ATGCCAAGTTGTATTCAAGAATACGCAAAAAATCATCTTACGGTTGTACAAGTCGAGCAACCATACATTGAAAAAGATTTAGCCCAAAGATTGCGTAATTCAACGAAAGAAGAACGGCAATATCTTCATACTTATGTGTATAACGAACTATTTCAAAAGATTCCTTTTCATCCACAATTAATCAACAAAGCCAACTCTGAAGCTAACTTGCAGTGGAGCCATAACCGGACGCGATTAATCCGAGAATTCCTACCTTCAGATGCAACATTTTTAGAAGTAGGAATTGGTGATTGTTGTCTCGCTTTAGAAGTCGCGAACCTTGTTCGTAAGGTTTATACAGTCGATTCTAATGAAATCACAAAAAATATCAGCTTTCCGCAAAATATGGAACTTGCGATATTGGATGGTGTCAATATTCCACTACCTAGCAGTAGTGTCAACGTTATCTACAGCGATCAATTGATGGAATTGCATCCAGAGGACGCAATCGAGCAGTTACAGAACATAGATAAAGTGCTTGCCCCAGGCAAAGTTTACATTTGTCATACTCCTAATCGGTTATCGGGTTCGCACGACATTTCAGGTTGTTATGATGAAACTGCGACAGGTTTTCATCTTCAAGAATAA
- a CDS encoding response regulator transcription factor, which translates to MSHILIAEDEPRIASFLEKGLKAAGFTTAIAKDGNEVILMIQSDRFDLLLLDIGLPGKDGWQVLEELRGLGEQLPIIILSARDDINDKVAGLEGGADDYVTKPFRFEELLARVRLRLRDKHVPKVNEEIVLKVGEITLDLRTRKATVGDRLVELPAREFTLAETFLRHPGQILSREQLLNRVWGYDYDPGSNIVDVYVGYLRKKLGNKFIETVRGIGYRLRS; encoded by the coding sequence ATGAGCCATATTCTTATTGCTGAAGATGAACCTCGAATTGCTTCTTTTCTAGAAAAAGGACTTAAAGCAGCAGGTTTTACCACTGCAATAGCAAAAGATGGCAATGAAGTTATCCTGATGATCCAAAGCGATCGCTTTGACCTTTTACTATTAGATATCGGTCTTCCTGGTAAAGATGGTTGGCAAGTTTTAGAAGAACTACGCGGTTTAGGCGAGCAGTTACCGATTATTATCCTCAGCGCCCGCGATGATATCAACGATAAAGTCGCTGGGCTGGAAGGCGGTGCTGATGATTATGTTACCAAGCCTTTTCGCTTTGAAGAGTTGTTAGCACGGGTACGGTTGCGGTTGCGAGATAAGCACGTACCAAAAGTAAATGAGGAAATCGTGCTCAAGGTAGGAGAGATTACTTTAGACTTACGTACGCGCAAAGCTACCGTAGGCGATCGCTTAGTCGAATTACCCGCTAGAGAATTTACCCTAGCAGAAACTTTTTTACGACATCCTGGACAAATTTTGAGTCGCGAACAACTCCTCAACCGCGTTTGGGGCTACGATTACGATCCTGGTTCAAATATTGTAGATGTCTACGTAGGCTATTTACGAAAGAAGTTAGGTAATAAATTTATTGAAACAGTTCGCGGTATTGGTTATCGCTTGCGTAGTTAA
- a CDS encoding glycosyltransferase family protein translates to MRLMVYSHDTFGLGNIRRMLSICEYLLESIPNLSILLISGSPMLHSFRMPVGLDYIKLPCINRSYSGKLSPKYLGTQTDETLKLRADIILASTANFKPDLILVDKKPYGLNQELKPTIDYIKHFLHNTKLVLLLRDILDSPEITINEWKQQSYYTAIQWLYDKVLVVGSPEVFDFCKEYKCPPAVACKVQQCGYIRKFVNRHPGNELHKSSTNPQEKLVLVTPGGGEDGYHLLSHYLSGLAILPAKHDIKSTIVVGPEMPQHHKQALYQVAQQYPHVQMCEFTDQLTMYMSLADVVICMGGYNTICEVLSLHKKAIVVPRNRPVAEQCIRAERMAKLGLFQMVHPDSLTSEKLMRSLLTELHKPQTTSPQFSIDLNALPRISQCIQMLLNNEVAHGKQYLPQEKLQWLATYPKSVIC, encoded by the coding sequence ATGAGACTGATGGTTTATTCTCACGATACATTCGGTCTCGGCAATATTCGGAGAATGCTATCTATCTGCGAATACTTATTAGAGTCTATTCCTAATTTATCAATTTTACTTATCTCTGGTTCACCTATGCTTCATAGTTTTAGGATGCCAGTAGGATTGGACTATATCAAATTACCTTGTATCAATCGCAGCTATTCAGGTAAATTATCTCCCAAATATTTGGGTACACAAACTGATGAAACTCTCAAGCTTAGAGCCGATATTATTCTTGCATCAACTGCGAATTTTAAACCGGATCTCATTTTAGTAGATAAAAAGCCCTACGGATTAAATCAAGAGTTAAAGCCAACGATTGACTATATTAAACATTTTCTACATAACACCAAGCTTGTACTACTTTTAAGAGATATTCTTGATTCGCCTGAAATTACTATAAACGAGTGGAAACAACAAAGTTACTACACAGCCATTCAATGGTTATATGACAAAGTTTTAGTGGTCGGATCGCCAGAAGTTTTCGATTTCTGCAAAGAATATAAGTGTCCTCCTGCGGTGGCGTGTAAAGTGCAACAGTGTGGTTATATTCGCAAATTTGTAAACAGACATCCTGGAAATGAATTACATAAATCATCAACTAACCCACAAGAAAAATTAGTCTTGGTTACACCAGGTGGAGGCGAAGATGGTTATCACTTATTGAGTCATTATTTATCAGGTCTAGCTATACTACCGGCAAAACATGATATTAAAAGTACGATCGTAGTTGGACCAGAAATGCCACAACACCACAAACAAGCACTATATCAAGTAGCACAACAGTATCCTCATGTACAAATGTGTGAGTTTACTGACCAATTAACTATGTACATGAGCCTGGCAGATGTGGTTATCTGTATGGGAGGATACAACACTATTTGTGAAGTTTTATCACTTCATAAAAAAGCAATTGTCGTACCTCGAAATCGCCCTGTTGCTGAACAGTGCATTCGAGCAGAACGCATGGCTAAATTGGGCTTATTTCAAATGGTTCATCCAGATAGCTTAACTTCTGAAAAGTTAATGCGATCGCTCTTAACTGAACTCCATAAACCTCAAACCACGTCACCCCAGTTTTCAATAGATTTAAATGCACTACCGCGCATCAGTCAATGTATCCAGATGTTGCTAAATAACGAAGTAGCTCATGGTAAACAGTATTTACCTCAGGAGAAATTGCAATGGCTAGCAACATACCCAAAATCGGTTATCTGCTAA
- a CDS encoding glycosyltransferase family 4 protein: protein MASNIPKIGYLLKTFPKLSETFILNEILELERQGLNLHIFSLRKPQDEKSHTALQQLKADVTYIPSLLPRSSQDILHLQAANVVLMQQNYQRYFQVLQLDHSATEIESLNIFLQAGYLAQAIRITGISHLHAHFINTPAAVAESTAQLCEIPYSITAHAKDIYLSKPEVLNRRISKAQFVVTCTEYNQKFLRSISTSDTPIHLNYHGLDLNKFYFGKKNKEKLNEIPTILSVGRFCEKKGFPYLIQACKLLKEKSYRFQCLIVGYGPLQTEIEKMISELKLEDYVILVGKMTQDELIEIYCKADIFVLPCYVTENGDRDGIPNVLLEAMAMKVPVISTNISGIAELIEHKKNGILVPPKDPHLLAIELENLLNKPKLRDTLGELGRKQVINNFSIDRNITHLKNLFTSVLMNEHLQKTTSELEVSLV from the coding sequence ATGGCTAGCAACATACCCAAAATCGGTTATCTGCTAAAAACATTTCCAAAATTATCAGAAACATTTATTTTAAATGAAATTTTGGAATTGGAGCGCCAAGGGTTAAATCTGCATATTTTCTCTTTGAGGAAGCCTCAAGATGAAAAATCTCATACTGCGCTTCAGCAACTTAAAGCCGACGTAACTTACATTCCTTCCTTACTTCCTCGATCTTCGCAAGATATTTTGCATTTACAAGCAGCTAATGTAGTACTAATGCAACAAAATTATCAACGCTACTTTCAAGTACTACAGCTAGATCATTCAGCAACAGAAATAGAGTCTTTAAATATCTTTTTACAAGCTGGATATTTAGCACAAGCCATTCGTATAACAGGAATATCACATCTGCACGCGCATTTTATTAATACTCCTGCGGCGGTAGCTGAATCAACTGCACAATTATGTGAGATACCTTATAGTATTACCGCTCACGCAAAAGATATCTACTTATCTAAGCCCGAAGTTTTAAATCGCAGAATTAGCAAAGCACAATTTGTTGTGACTTGTACAGAATATAACCAAAAGTTTTTAAGAAGTATTTCTACGAGCGATACTCCTATTCACCTCAACTATCATGGCTTAGATTTAAATAAGTTTTATTTTGGGAAGAAGAACAAAGAAAAACTTAATGAAATACCTACTATTTTAAGTGTTGGTAGATTTTGTGAGAAAAAAGGGTTTCCCTATCTTATTCAAGCATGTAAATTACTTAAGGAAAAAAGCTATCGCTTTCAATGTCTAATTGTGGGTTACGGTCCTCTTCAAACAGAAATTGAAAAGATGATTTCTGAATTGAAGTTAGAAGATTATGTAATTCTAGTTGGGAAGATGACTCAGGATGAGCTAATTGAAATATATTGCAAAGCTGATATTTTTGTCCTTCCATGCTACGTAACAGAAAATGGCGATCGCGATGGAATCCCAAACGTTCTTTTAGAAGCAATGGCGATGAAAGTTCCTGTTATTTCTACCAATATATCAGGAATAGCAGAATTAATAGAGCATAAAAAAAATGGTATTCTTGTACCACCTAAAGACCCACATTTACTTGCAATAGAACTAGAAAACCTGCTTAATAAGCCTAAGCTAAGAGATACATTAGGAGAATTAGGAAGAAAGCAAGTTATTAACAATTTTTCTATAGATCGCAATATTACACATTTAAAAAATCTATTTACATCTGTACTTATGAATGAACATTTACAGAAAACCACATCTGAATTAGAGGTGTCGCTTGTATGA
- a CDS encoding glycosyltransferase family protein: MEIIRGLTEEFEVCFINGGEVVEGFKIPPDVQVVNLPAIKTDSEFKELQLVDTTQSLEEVQEYRKLKLLKVFEQFQPDCLMIELFPFGRRRFAFELIPLLEKVKANKGNTKVVCSLRDIVVTKQDQARHEEKVCKLMNKYFDMLLIHGDPQFQKLEESFSRVNDLNCEVHYTGYVVQKADDASNNIHEIDVEKPYILVSVGGGRFGHDLLECVIKSATFLEKRIPHQILMFTGPFIPHEKYTQFQALANGCTNIKIHRYHPNFLKYMEFADLSISMAGYNTTMNILTTQVRAMILPFTGNDDQEQTVRAQKLKELGIVEVIHPSELIPEIFAEKIIRYLKYQPKRIKFDVEGVLKTSKYIHKIVKTTDNRNRKNQKVMI; encoded by the coding sequence ATGGAAATTATTCGAGGCTTGACCGAAGAATTTGAAGTTTGTTTTATCAATGGTGGCGAAGTTGTTGAAGGTTTTAAAATACCACCAGATGTACAGGTTGTGAATTTACCAGCAATCAAAACTGATAGCGAATTTAAAGAATTACAACTAGTAGATACTACTCAGAGTTTAGAGGAAGTTCAAGAATATCGCAAGCTAAAACTTCTAAAAGTATTTGAGCAATTTCAACCTGATTGTTTAATGATAGAACTTTTTCCGTTTGGAAGAAGAAGATTTGCTTTTGAATTAATTCCTTTATTAGAAAAAGTAAAAGCCAACAAGGGAAATACAAAGGTTGTTTGCAGTCTCCGCGATATCGTTGTTACCAAACAAGACCAAGCTCGACACGAAGAAAAAGTATGTAAATTAATGAATAAGTACTTTGATATGCTACTTATTCATGGCGACCCGCAATTTCAAAAATTAGAAGAAAGCTTTTCGAGAGTAAACGATTTAAACTGTGAAGTTCATTACACAGGATACGTTGTTCAAAAAGCAGATGATGCATCCAATAATATACATGAAATTGATGTAGAGAAGCCTTATATTCTCGTCTCAGTTGGTGGTGGTAGGTTTGGTCATGACTTATTAGAATGCGTCATCAAGTCAGCTACTTTTTTAGAAAAAAGAATCCCACATCAGATTTTGATGTTTACTGGACCATTTATCCCGCACGAAAAATACACCCAATTTCAAGCCTTGGCAAATGGTTGCACAAATATAAAAATTCATCGTTATCATCCAAATTTTCTCAAATATATGGAATTTGCTGATTTATCAATCAGCATGGCGGGTTACAACACAACGATGAATATCTTAACAACACAGGTAAGAGCAATGATTCTTCCTTTTACTGGAAATGACGATCAAGAACAAACAGTAAGAGCACAAAAATTAAAAGAATTGGGTATTGTTGAAGTCATTCATCCTAGTGAACTCATTCCTGAGATTTTTGCAGAGAAAATTATTCGTTATTTAAAATATCAACCGAAACGTATAAAATTTGATGTAGAAGGTGTATTAAAAACTTCTAAATATATACATAAAATTGTTAAAACGACAGATAATCGTAATCGGAAGAATCAAAAAGTTATGATTTAG
- a CDS encoding glycosyltransferase, translated as MKQKVCITTLEFPPDIGGVGESVNRIARLLLGLNYEVHVAVFHSKDRKVSADCRRRSSCTTTEQDGLFVHRIEPAIRASASTKQDFLSEIYLQLNLLQRQYQFDIFHAFFINETGYLTTLIAKENEVPVINSVRGSDLHKHIFNPTLHAQMVWVLENSSWITFVSQDLYNRAKLFAPTISVKSSVFWNSIEPIDFSQLLAPQLVDKLQGITIGSVGRFRDKKGIEYLLDACVQLQEEIEFRLLLVGDFAEKEREYWQQEINNSGISEKIIITGIIERREALAYLPYIDIFAIPSLHDGCPNAMLEAMLSGRAIVGTNVDAIGGILIDGIDALVVNPASSKELAVAIRCLATQPRLRQQLGEAAKRKAIAYFAPTVEQQHWQEVYYQVLAPLEQETITIGAA; from the coding sequence ATGAAACAAAAAGTTTGTATTACTACTTTAGAGTTTCCTCCTGATATCGGTGGAGTAGGAGAATCTGTAAACCGGATAGCGCGTCTTTTGCTAGGACTAAATTACGAAGTTCATGTAGCAGTTTTTCATTCTAAGGATCGTAAAGTTAGTGCAGACTGTCGAAGACGATCCAGTTGTACTACAACTGAACAGGACGGACTCTTTGTCCATCGTATTGAACCAGCAATTCGCGCTAGTGCTTCCACAAAGCAAGATTTCTTGAGTGAGATTTACTTACAACTAAATTTATTACAACGCCAGTATCAGTTTGATATCTTTCATGCTTTCTTTATTAATGAAACTGGTTATTTAACAACGCTAATTGCTAAAGAAAATGAAGTACCAGTCATTAACAGCGTACGAGGTAGCGATTTACACAAACACATTTTTAATCCTACGTTACACGCTCAAATGGTATGGGTGTTGGAAAATTCATCATGGATAACTTTTGTTAGTCAAGATTTATATAACCGTGCTAAATTATTTGCACCAACTATATCTGTTAAGTCATCAGTCTTTTGGAATTCAATCGAACCAATTGATTTTTCTCAACTTCTTGCTCCTCAATTAGTTGATAAATTACAAGGTATTACGATTGGCTCTGTAGGAAGATTTCGAGATAAAAAAGGAATTGAGTATCTGCTTGATGCTTGCGTTCAACTTCAGGAAGAAATTGAATTCAGACTATTATTAGTTGGCGACTTTGCTGAAAAAGAACGTGAATATTGGCAACAAGAAATTAATAATAGTGGCATTAGCGAAAAAATTATCATTACTGGCATTATCGAGCGAAGAGAAGCTTTAGCTTACTTACCCTATATTGATATTTTTGCGATTCCTTCACTGCATGATGGCTGTCCAAATGCCATGTTAGAGGCAATGCTGAGTGGTAGGGCAATTGTCGGTACAAATGTTGATGCGATTGGGGGTATTTTAATAGATGGAATTGATGCGCTAGTTGTTAATCCGGCTTCTAGTAAAGAGTTAGCTGTAGCCATACGATGTTTGGCTACTCAACCAAGATTACGTCAACAATTAGGAGAGGCAGCAAAGCGAAAGGCGATCGCTTACTTTGCACCAACAGTAGAACAACAGCACTGGCAAGAAGTTTATTATCAAGTTCTTGCTCCACTCGAACAAGAAACTATAACTATCGGTGCTGCATAA
- a CDS encoding glycosyltransferase family 2 protein, translating into MVDLQVTLVVVPRERFSYTRESLESIYAHTKFPFELVYVDGGSPAHIQRYLQQQAAEKNFQLIRTDHYLSPNQARNLGLAAVKSKYVVFVDNDVVVTPGWLTRLVECAEETDAAIVGPLVCIGQPEAGIVHLAGGEAHIELQQKEKNGKIKIKRRVHEKHYFVNRRLADVQNQLQRIQCEFAEFHCVLVRREIFTKVGVLDEKLLNTREHIDFSMTVAQAGGKIYCEPASIVTYVPGPPFELSDMPYFMLRWSDAWELASLKHFREKWDVTEDKYFQKRYERLGLRRHQAFLKPLVRRFTFGKRSRWLEQKIVPLERTLNRYISDRYQQELGVRG; encoded by the coding sequence ATGGTTGACCTGCAAGTAACACTTGTTGTTGTTCCCAGAGAACGTTTTAGCTATACACGAGAATCGTTAGAAAGCATTTATGCACATACAAAATTTCCATTTGAATTAGTTTATGTCGATGGCGGTTCGCCCGCACATATCCAGCGGTATTTGCAACAGCAAGCCGCAGAAAAAAACTTTCAACTCATCCGTACGGATCACTATCTTTCACCTAATCAAGCACGAAACTTAGGGCTTGCTGCGGTTAAAAGTAAATATGTTGTGTTTGTTGATAATGATGTTGTTGTAACTCCAGGGTGGTTAACTCGGCTCGTAGAGTGCGCTGAAGAAACTGATGCAGCTATTGTTGGTCCATTAGTGTGTATCGGTCAACCAGAAGCCGGAATTGTGCATTTAGCGGGTGGAGAAGCTCATATCGAACTACAGCAGAAAGAGAAGAACGGCAAAATTAAAATCAAGCGTCGCGTTCATGAAAAGCACTACTTTGTCAATCGACGCCTTGCAGACGTTCAAAATCAGCTACAGCGTATTCAATGCGAGTTTGCCGAATTTCATTGCGTCCTCGTGCGCAGGGAAATTTTTACGAAAGTTGGCGTGCTAGATGAAAAACTGCTCAACACCCGCGAGCATATCGACTTTAGTATGACGGTAGCCCAAGCCGGCGGAAAAATCTACTGCGAACCAGCATCGATTGTTACTTATGTTCCAGGACCACCGTTTGAGTTGAGCGATATGCCATACTTTATGCTGCGCTGGAGTGATGCTTGGGAACTTGCAAGTCTCAAACACTTTCGGGAAAAATGGGACGTTACGGAAGATAAATACTTCCAAAAGCGCTACGAACGTTTGGGACTGCGCCGCCATCAAGCTTTCTTAAAACCACTTGTACGTCGCTTTACTTTTGGTAAGCGCAGTCGATGGCTTGAACAAAAAATAGTTCCTCTAGAAAGAACACTCAATCGTTACATTAGCGATCGCTATCAGCAAGAACTAGGAGTAAGGGGCTAG
- a CDS encoding ABC transporter ATP-binding protein codes for MSRRPKNIKEALPGLSRIIQRFAPQIRQQKLLLGISFFALLAETVFRLLEPWPLKLIFDYIIVSGFQTDALPIPALSGLNPVTLLTIFTAAIVAIALARAAAAYCSTVGMALAATQVMTEIRGNLYTHLQRLSLSFHSKIKSGDLITRVTYDVERLREATVTAALPLLTNILTLIGMLGVMFWLNWELATLAIAAFPLFVFSTFRTTKRIQGVARTQRKREGAMAATAAEAIGAIKVVQALSLQKILEGAFASQNKKSLKDGARVQRLAAALERSVEALVALATALVLWRGVQLVLAQAISPGDLLVFVNYLKTAFKPMRYLAKYTGQIAKATASGERIIDLLDTVPDIRDARGAIAAPPFRGKVEFQNVSFAYEPEQIVLRNINFSVNPGQQVALVGPSGGGKSSLVSLLLRLYDPLEGRILIDGRDLREYKLDSLRKQISIVLQDSVLFAVSVRDNISYGSLGATQQEIEAAARLANAHEFIMAMPQGYDTILSERGSTLSGGQRQRIAIARAAIRQAPIVILDEPTTGLDNQNERAVSEALDRLTAGRTTFIISHNLRTTEHADLILYIERGEILETGTHQELIYRGGRYATLYRMQAVIGSESGEDYALEV; via the coding sequence ATGAGTCGTCGTCCTAAGAATATTAAAGAAGCATTACCAGGTCTTAGCCGGATCATTCAGCGCTTTGCACCACAGATTCGCCAGCAAAAATTGCTGCTTGGTATCTCGTTTTTTGCTCTACTTGCAGAAACTGTATTTCGGCTATTAGAACCTTGGCCGTTAAAACTCATTTTTGACTACATTATTGTCAGTGGGTTTCAGACGGATGCGCTACCAATTCCAGCATTGAGCGGGCTAAATCCTGTCACCTTGCTGACGATATTTACTGCGGCGATTGTGGCGATCGCACTCGCCCGCGCTGCGGCTGCGTACTGTAGTACGGTAGGAATGGCACTCGCTGCAACACAAGTGATGACTGAGATTCGCGGGAATCTGTACACTCATCTCCAACGGCTTTCACTTTCGTTTCATAGCAAAATCAAGTCAGGCGATCTCATTACCCGCGTCACTTATGATGTTGAACGGTTGCGCGAAGCTACTGTGACGGCTGCGTTACCTTTACTCACCAATATCCTCACGCTGATCGGGATGCTGGGAGTGATGTTTTGGTTAAATTGGGAACTAGCAACACTCGCGATCGCGGCTTTTCCGTTATTCGTCTTTTCCACATTTCGCACAACCAAGCGTATCCAAGGCGTCGCGCGGACGCAACGCAAACGAGAAGGCGCAATGGCGGCGACAGCCGCAGAAGCGATCGGCGCAATTAAGGTGGTACAAGCGCTATCACTCCAAAAAATTCTTGAAGGTGCATTTGCTAGTCAAAACAAAAAAAGCCTCAAAGACGGCGCGCGCGTACAGCGGCTTGCTGCGGCACTAGAACGTAGTGTAGAAGCCCTCGTTGCACTAGCAACTGCATTAGTCTTGTGGCGGGGTGTTCAGCTAGTCTTAGCGCAGGCGATTTCTCCTGGCGACTTATTAGTTTTTGTAAACTATCTCAAAACTGCCTTTAAACCGATGCGTTACTTGGCAAAGTACACCGGACAAATTGCGAAAGCGACCGCTTCGGGAGAACGCATTATTGATTTATTAGATACTGTACCCGATATTCGCGACGCACGCGGAGCAATTGCCGCACCGCCATTTCGGGGTAAGGTAGAATTTCAAAATGTCAGCTTTGCGTATGAACCTGAACAAATCGTATTAAGAAATATCAACTTTAGCGTCAATCCAGGACAGCAGGTCGCATTAGTTGGTCCTTCTGGCGGCGGTAAGTCGAGTTTAGTTAGTTTACTACTACGTCTGTACGATCCGCTTGAAGGTCGCATTTTGATCGATGGACGCGATCTGCGCGAGTATAAACTCGATTCGCTGCGCAAGCAAATTAGCATCGTTTTACAAGACAGCGTGTTGTTTGCTGTCAGCGTTCGCGATAACATCTCTTACGGTTCCCTCGGTGCAACCCAGCAGGAAATCGAAGCCGCAGCACGACTAGCGAATGCGCACGAGTTTATCATGGCAATGCCGCAAGGGTACGACACTATTTTGAGCGAACGCGGCTCAACGCTTTCTGGGGGACAGCGCCAGCGAATTGCAATTGCACGGGCTGCGATTCGTCAAGCACCAATCGTCATTCTCGATGAACCCACGACAGGCTTAGATAATCAAAACGAACGTGCTGTAAGCGAAGCACTCGATCGACTCACTGCGGGACGTACGACATTCATCATTTCGCATAACTTAAGAACAACTGAGCACGCGGACTTAATTCTTTACATCGAACGCGGCGAAATCCTGGAAACTGGCACACATCAAGAACTCATCTATCGTGGCGGTCGCTACGCTACTTTGTACCGTATGCAAGCTGTCATTGGCAGCGAATCAGGAGAAGATTATGCTTTGGAAGTCTAA